ACTCGATGAGAAAGCCTTGGAGAAGGACGGCTACGGCGGACTGATCGCTGTGGGTAAGGGATCCGCTCGCCCGCCACGTTTGGTGCACGTTTCCTGGTCGCCACGCAAGGCATCCAAGAAGGTTGCACTAGTGGGCAAGGGCATTACTTTTGATACCGGCGGCATCTCCTTGAAGCCGCCAAGCAACATGGAAAACATGATCTCTGACATGGGTGGATCCGCCATGATGCTCGGTGCCACCCTCGCCGCGGCGCGCCTAGACATTCCCGTACGCATCGACACTTGGTTGTCCATGGCAGAAAACATGCCGTCCGGTACCGCAACCCACCCCGGCGACGTAATCACGCACTACGGCGGAAAGACGTCCGAGATCATCAACACCGATGCCGAAGGTCGCGTTGTGCTTGCCGACGCCCTCGCCCGCGCCTCCGAAGAGCAGCCCGACTATCTGATCGAGGCATCAACCCTGACTGGCGCACAATTGGTGGCACTGGGTGCGCGCACCGCTGGTGTCATGGGCACTAACGAGCTGCGCGATCGCGTCGCCGAGCTCGCCCGCGATGCCGGTGAGCCTGCCTGGGCCATGCCGCTTCCAGAGGAAACCGCCGAGGATCTGAAGTCCCCTGTCGCCGACGTGCGCAACTCCCACAACTCACGCAATGCCGGCATGCTCGTTGCCGGCCGCTACATCGAGGCCTTTGTGGGCGAGGACATCGAGTGGGCCCACATCGACATCGCCGGGCCTACCTACAACACTTCCGCAGCCTTCGGCTACACCCCGAAGCGCGGTACCGGTTTCGGCGTACGTACCATTGTCGAGGTCCTGCGCGACTTCGCAGGCTAATCGGATCCGTTATTGCTCAGTTTTGAGGCCTCGGCGAACAATGGCTGCCGTTTGTGGGCTCCGGGCCGGGGCTGGAGGGCGACAAACGGTCATGATTGTGCGCGGTGGGGTCGTCGGTAAGCCTCGGCGGACAATGGCTGCCGTTTGAGGGCTCCGAGCCGGGGCTGGTGGGCGACAAACGGTCATGATTGTGCGCGGTGGGGTCGTCGGTAAGCCTCGGCGGACAATGGCTGCCGTTTGTGGGCTCCGAGCCGGGGCTGGAGGGCGACAAACGGTCATGATTGTGCGCGGTGGGGTCGTCGGTAAGCCTCGGCGGACAATGGCTGCCGTTTGAGGGCTCCGGGCCGGGGCTGGAGGGCGACAAACGGTCATGATTGTGCGCGGTGGGGTCGTCGGTAAGCCTCGGCGGACAATGGCTGCCGTTTGAGGGTCTCATAGCAGACTGCTGCCCCAGAGAACGGTAGCGTTTGTACGGTTCGGTACGCATCGCTACCGGGATAAACTCCGCGCCAGCACCGACAATCGGGTTATGGATGTTCTCGGGGGACTCATCATTGATGCGCGGACGCTGAATGCGTCGCAACGCGCGAGGTTATATCGTATGCGCGATCAACGAAAGCTCGTGATCCTGGCTCCAGGCCGATTTATGCTGATGAGCGACTACAACAGGCTGAACGAGCGCCAGCAGGAAACCGCGAAATCGATTGCACTGGCCTCTACGCGGCCGAGCTCGGCACTTTCGGGCAGGTCAGCGGCGCATCTCCTTGGGTTGCCTTACCAATTTCGTCGGCGCCCGAGGACTGAGTTGGCGTACCCGCACAAGCGCCCGCCGACGAGGGAGGATATCACGGCAAGGACACTCGGGCCGCACGCGAGGCTCATGCAGATCAAGACCGACTACGGGCACGTAAACGTGACTGACTATCCGACGACCTGCATCGACTTGGCGCGGTGGTATGGCGAGGTCACAGGCGTGCAAGCGATGGACTATGCGATCAGGAATCGCAAGTGCAGCAAGAATGAGCTGCTTGAACGGGCCGCGCTGTTGAACCGAACTACAGGGGCAGCGCGGGCGCGGGTCGCGGCGAAGATCGCGAATGCGGCGAGTGAGAGCCCACGGGAGTCTTTGATTAAGGCGGGTCTTTACCTGCGCGGGTACCGGAATGTGTGGCAGCAAGTGAATATCGAGGGGGTGCGGGAGGGGTTCATCGCTCGTGTAGATTTCTATTTGCCCAGCTCGGGGGTGGTCGTTGAATATGATGGAGCGGGCAAGTACGCAGCGGATCCGGGGAAAGATCGGCGCGAGTATCGCCAAACTGTGGAGCTACAATCTCTGGGTCTGATTGTGATTCGGGTGCGCGCCGAGCATGTGCAGGATGGACGGGTGTGGGAACTTCTGGCC
The Corynebacterium breve genome window above contains:
- a CDS encoding leucyl aminopeptidase produces the protein MSFTLPVTGLVPTVSFSTKAPKQSDALLVPVTQGDTLEVPVTSLVPAGLFEALEAVGATGKHGEITRVLIDDQLVIAFGLGDAEELSDDDVRRAVGVLARSLRGVETAAISCEFGAGAIVEGLLLGGYSYPGFKTSSSEDSAQPAITVVGEKEDKEFFVASEIVAESVNLARDLVNTPANMLYPEVYAEFVQGAVKGTGLKVEVLDEKALEKDGYGGLIAVGKGSARPPRLVHVSWSPRKASKKVALVGKGITFDTGGISLKPPSNMENMISDMGGSAMMLGATLAAARLDIPVRIDTWLSMAENMPSGTATHPGDVITHYGGKTSEIINTDAEGRVVLADALARASEEQPDYLIEASTLTGAQLVALGARTAGVMGTNELRDRVAELARDAGEPAWAMPLPEETAEDLKSPVADVRNSHNSRNAGMLVAGRYIEAFVGEDIEWAHIDIAGPTYNTSAAFGYTPKRGTGFGVRTIVEVLRDFAG